One Methanohalophilus mahii DSM 5219 genomic window carries:
- a CDS encoding ABC transporter ATP-binding protein: MLKIRQLHFDYKKREVLREIEFDLKPGEVLTILGPNGVGKTTLLRCINTILAPKSGSIIVEGENVLELPRIEIAKRLGYVPQNTEPSRLTAFDAILLGRKPHIEWGMKKKDIKITRQVISDMGMEELALRYIDEMSGGELQKVSLARALVQEPRILLLDEPTSSLDLKNQLGILNTVVEVSRKEHVSAVITMHDINMAIRFSDRYVLIKDGEVFAHGKEEVITPENIEAVYGVKVTIGEVNGYRVIVPVE; encoded by the coding sequence ATGCTGAAGATAAGGCAACTTCATTTCGATTATAAAAAAAGAGAAGTACTCAGGGAAATTGAATTTGACCTCAAGCCAGGGGAAGTACTGACAATTCTGGGACCTAATGGTGTAGGGAAAACCACTTTGCTTCGCTGTATCAACACAATTCTTGCTCCAAAGTCCGGAAGTATAATTGTAGAAGGAGAAAATGTTCTGGAACTTCCCCGCATAGAAATCGCAAAAAGGCTCGGCTATGTTCCACAGAATACAGAACCCAGTCGCCTGACAGCATTTGATGCAATTTTACTGGGAAGGAAACCTCATATCGAATGGGGCATGAAGAAAAAAGACATAAAAATTACCCGCCAGGTGATATCGGATATGGGGATGGAAGAACTTGCATTGCGCTACATAGATGAGATGAGTGGTGGTGAATTGCAAAAAGTAAGTCTTGCCAGGGCACTGGTACAGGAGCCCCGAATACTCCTGCTTGATGAACCCACAAGCAGCCTGGATCTGAAAAATCAATTGGGAATACTTAATACTGTTGTGGAAGTTTCCAGAAAAGAACACGTTTCAGCAGTAATCACCATGCATGATATCAACATGGCAATTCGGTTTTCGGATCGATATGTCCTTATTAAGGATGGAGAAGTATTTGCACATGGCAAGGAAGAAGTAATTACACCTGAAAATATCGAAGCTGTGTATGGAGTCAAAGTGACTATTGGAGAAGTCAATGGCTACAGGGTAATCGTGCCTGTTGAATAA
- a CDS encoding FecCD family ABC transporter permease, with translation MEYYSQKYEDESGTLPEEYRSYIGKKISFILISIFLTGGIFLYSLSVGNAELAITDIIRTILGIPTELTHSKSVIWNLRIPRAIAAIIAGIALSISGVVLQSILRNPLGSPYTLGISHAAAFGATLSILAGTRNWLPMLDIPYMTTLSAFAFSLISTLTILAIAKYKNATPEVLILVGVALSSLLTAATMLLQFFADDSELPEIVFWTFGDLGRAYWESIYIMGFITLLSSAYFLYNRWNYNAIDAGDEVARGLGVNVDRVRLIGMLVASLATAAAVSFLGIIGFVGLVCPHIARRFVGDDQRFLIPSACIVGAVLLLASDVAARLIIAPYVLPVGIITAFMGAPLFLYLLIRGYSH, from the coding sequence ATGGAATATTACAGCCAAAAATATGAGGATGAAAGCGGGACACTTCCTGAAGAATACCGCAGTTACATTGGGAAAAAGATATCTTTTATCCTCATTTCTATATTTTTGACTGGAGGTATATTCCTGTACTCCCTTTCTGTAGGGAATGCTGAATTAGCAATTACTGACATAATCCGCACGATACTTGGAATTCCAACTGAATTGACACATTCCAAATCAGTTATCTGGAACCTGAGAATACCCCGTGCTATTGCTGCAATAATTGCGGGTATCGCTCTTTCCATATCAGGGGTCGTATTGCAATCCATCCTGCGCAATCCCCTCGGGTCGCCTTACACACTGGGAATATCCCATGCAGCAGCTTTTGGAGCCACCCTTTCGATCCTGGCAGGTACACGCAACTGGCTGCCGATGCTGGATATACCTTATATGACAACGCTTTCAGCTTTTGCCTTTTCCCTGATATCGACTTTAACAATTCTGGCAATTGCAAAATACAAAAATGCAACTCCAGAAGTTCTTATACTTGTTGGGGTTGCATTGAGTTCATTGCTTACTGCTGCCACTATGTTGTTACAGTTTTTTGCAGATGACTCGGAACTGCCGGAAATAGTATTCTGGACATTCGGAGATCTTGGGAGGGCTTACTGGGAAAGTATCTACATAATGGGATTTATCACACTGCTATCCTCAGCCTATTTCCTGTATAATCGCTGGAACTATAATGCGATTGATGCAGGAGATGAGGTTGCCAGGGGGCTAGGGGTCAATGTTGACAGGGTTCGCCTGATAGGCATGCTTGTGGCATCACTGGCAACAGCAGCAGCTGTATCATTCCTGGGAATAATAGGATTTGTTGGACTGGTGTGCCCACATATCGCCCGCCGGTTTGTAGGAGATGACCAGCGCTTCTTGATACCTTCTGCATGTATTGTAGGGGCAGTGCTCCTGCTTGCTTCTGATGTTGCAGCACGCCTGATTATTGCACCCTATGTCCTCCCTGTGGGAATAATTACTGCATTCATGGGAGCACCTTTGTTCCTGTACCTGCTTATCAGGGGGTATAGTCACTAA
- a CDS encoding ABC transporter substrate-binding protein: MDSSETQNEKADTSTDEKTITVTDSYGREVTVPYEIEHTICIGAGTLRYLSYLGEQGTIVGVEDIEQWEESVEAPERPYRIANPQFGDSEKYPFIGAFRGKYDAESILTLSPAPDVIFYSYSNAEDADKLSSDVGIPVVGLNDGNTGDENMKQSLRIMGQVMDREQRASEVITFFEEEIAELNERTKDEETVNAYIAGVSYRGSHGILSTQPDYPPFEYVNVNNVGSSVSKTGDWEGYQIGDDALFQWDSNPGIDYIFIDLGTYDFSENGNTHTNEKYGIESFATGGVYAELDAAKAGRLYGVIPYNWYSTNHGNVLADAWYVGKVVYPSKFEDTNPQEKANEIYSFLYAESPENEDIYETMTDNFGHGFGQISFE, translated from the coding sequence ATGGATTCCTCTGAAACTCAAAACGAAAAGGCCGATACATCTACCGATGAAAAAACAATTACTGTAACCGATTCTTATGGCAGGGAGGTGACAGTCCCCTATGAGATTGAACATACTATCTGCATAGGAGCTGGTACATTACGCTATCTATCCTATCTGGGTGAACAGGGTACAATAGTTGGAGTTGAAGATATAGAACAATGGGAAGAATCTGTTGAGGCCCCGGAGAGGCCATACAGGATAGCAAATCCCCAATTCGGAGATTCTGAAAAATATCCCTTTATAGGTGCTTTCAGGGGTAAATATGATGCAGAATCCATCCTGACCCTCAGCCCTGCTCCGGATGTCATATTCTATAGTTATTCCAATGCCGAGGATGCAGATAAACTGTCCTCTGATGTAGGAATACCAGTAGTTGGTCTGAACGATGGAAACACCGGCGATGAAAACATGAAGCAATCCCTCCGGATCATGGGTCAGGTAATGGACAGGGAACAAAGAGCCAGCGAAGTAATAACCTTCTTTGAAGAAGAAATTGCCGAACTCAATGAAAGAACTAAGGACGAGGAGACTGTCAATGCTTATATAGCTGGAGTCAGTTACCGCGGCTCACATGGCATCCTTTCTACCCAGCCGGATTATCCACCCTTTGAATATGTCAATGTAAACAATGTCGGTTCCAGTGTTTCAAAGACAGGGGACTGGGAAGGTTATCAGATAGGAGATGATGCACTTTTCCAGTGGGATTCCAATCCAGGTATCGATTATATTTTCATAGATCTTGGAACCTATGATTTTTCGGAGAATGGTAATACTCATACCAATGAAAAATATGGAATCGAATCATTTGCTACGGGTGGCGTTTATGCTGAGCTGGATGCAGCAAAGGCCGGCAGACTTTATGGAGTGATACCATACAACTGGTACAGCACAAACCATGGAAATGTGCTTGCAGATGCATGGTATGTAGGAAAAGTTGTTTATCCGTCAAAATTCGAGGATACAAATCCACAGGAAAAAGCAAATGAAATATATTCATTCCTCTATGCTGAATCGCCTGAAAATGAGGATATCTACGAAACTATGACTGACAATTTCGGCCATGGGTTTGGACAGATCTCTTTCGAATGA
- a CDS encoding FAD-binding and (Fe-S)-binding domain-containing protein, which produces MSQQVFEFSEQQKKELTDIFGSRVNLSRRERHFYNHDVGALPSMAKKLLGKAEPAAIVKLKNEEDVIKLMDFASRYSVPVVPRAGATSGYGGVIPTKGGIIADVGRLNHIYDIDRENLTATVGAGIVWEKLESKLNHVDLSVCALPSSAPAATVGGWLGQNGLGYGSYEYGWSQDTMLSARLITPGGEVREFEGTDLQKIAGNLGALGIITQVTLKIRPHRQTKAVSASFETPAALQKALQLIAKRNIALWSISFINPGFADMKNRAPQKLHHGEPIVLEDTDLPESYICNFFYPDNRDVDGLENAIKEAGGSILPEQISKHETGEWFRTMKVKRLGPSFIPAEVVVPQDKVSKVIDEINEKISLPVLIEGMVSRDGEVVLLCFIPHSERSFKFNMAFSLGLSIIRIAEDNGGRMYASGLYFADQAEKVYGERLKQLMGVKKELDPYDIMNPETFTGRGLFTSALSMAGKMEPLMRLVGNMSGVDRTDFKDQKNIPGDIISHAYTCAQCGYCVNECDQYYGRGWESQSPRGKWFFIKEYLAGRDEINQEQTDTFLACTTCELCDVRCQLDLPIENSWLRLRENLVQQRGKMTFPPFEIMAQSLNKERNIWAEYRQGRDEWVPEDLKPKIKEKADYAYFAGCTASFVEKDIAEASARMLSDAGINFTILGKEESCCGIPMLTAGKWDVFENIMKMNVGNMKKKGVKTVITSCPACWFVWHTYYRQWAEKLGIDYDFEVKHYSEVLAERMDIIGPKLKVPLEKTVTIHDACHMGRAGGIYDPPRKLAKAIPGVEFREMEHNRENGHCCGSVLTLVAEPDVANVIGGLRLKEAEAVGADVMLAACPCCQVQLRVSAQKSNIPVDVQDLGATVARSMGYDIADTTNDALAGWAVFEQMIYLMKPENMTNLMMELMPQMMAAMPSYMRGMMKTVKYVPGMDKLMAPMMPRMMPMLLPSLMPKVMPDMLEAVTRHVQMPDYMEEQLPDLMPKAMENLMPNMLPQIAPLLTPRMIEYIKQN; this is translated from the coding sequence ATGTCACAACAGGTCTTTGAGTTTTCAGAGCAGCAGAAGAAAGAATTAACCGATATCTTTGGCAGTAGGGTCAACTTAAGTCGCAGGGAACGTCATTTCTATAATCATGATGTAGGAGCTTTGCCTTCCATGGCAAAAAAACTCCTTGGAAAAGCGGAACCTGCTGCTATTGTTAAACTCAAGAATGAGGAAGATGTAATAAAACTTATGGATTTTGCTTCTCGTTATTCAGTACCTGTGGTTCCCAGGGCTGGAGCAACATCGGGCTATGGGGGTGTGATTCCTACAAAGGGAGGAATCATTGCTGATGTTGGCCGGTTAAACCATATATATGATATTGACAGGGAGAATCTGACAGCAACAGTCGGGGCGGGAATCGTCTGGGAAAAACTTGAATCCAAACTGAACCATGTTGATCTTTCCGTCTGTGCCCTTCCTTCAAGTGCACCGGCAGCAACAGTTGGGGGTTGGCTCGGGCAGAACGGTCTGGGTTACGGGAGTTATGAGTACGGTTGGTCACAGGACACAATGCTTTCCGCACGACTGATCACTCCCGGTGGTGAGGTTCGTGAGTTTGAAGGAACTGATCTGCAAAAGATTGCAGGCAATCTGGGTGCACTTGGTATAATTACACAGGTCACGCTCAAGATACGACCACACAGGCAAACAAAAGCAGTTTCTGCAAGTTTTGAGACTCCTGCTGCTTTACAAAAGGCTCTGCAATTGATCGCTAAACGCAACATTGCGCTCTGGTCCATATCATTTATTAATCCGGGGTTTGCGGACATGAAAAATCGTGCTCCTCAAAAATTGCACCACGGTGAACCCATAGTACTGGAGGATACCGATTTACCTGAATCCTATATATGTAACTTCTTCTATCCGGATAACAGGGATGTAGATGGTCTTGAAAATGCCATCAAAGAAGCAGGTGGTTCTATCCTTCCTGAGCAAATTTCAAAACATGAAACCGGTGAATGGTTCAGGACGATGAAAGTCAAAAGGCTTGGACCCTCTTTTATTCCCGCAGAGGTAGTAGTGCCACAGGACAAGGTAAGTAAGGTAATCGATGAAATCAATGAAAAAATATCACTGCCTGTATTGATCGAAGGGATGGTTTCCCGGGACGGCGAAGTAGTACTTCTTTGTTTCATTCCTCATTCAGAGAGATCTTTCAAGTTCAATATGGCATTCTCCCTGGGTCTTAGCATCATCAGGATCGCTGAAGATAACGGAGGCAGGATGTATGCTTCTGGTCTCTACTTTGCTGATCAGGCTGAGAAAGTTTACGGTGAAAGGCTCAAGCAATTGATGGGTGTCAAAAAGGAGCTTGACCCTTACGATATCATGAATCCCGAGACATTTACCGGCAGGGGATTATTCACTTCCGCGCTTTCCATGGCAGGTAAAATGGAACCTCTGATGCGCCTTGTGGGTAACATGTCGGGAGTAGATAGGACTGACTTCAAAGACCAGAAAAATATTCCCGGTGACATTATTTCCCATGCATATACATGTGCACAGTGCGGCTATTGTGTAAACGAATGTGATCAGTATTACGGGCGTGGATGGGAATCCCAATCTCCCAGGGGTAAATGGTTCTTTATCAAAGAATACCTGGCTGGAAGGGATGAGATAAATCAGGAACAAACAGATACTTTCCTTGCATGTACCACCTGTGAATTGTGTGATGTGCGGTGTCAGCTTGATCTGCCGATTGAGAATTCATGGCTGCGTCTGAGGGAAAACCTTGTGCAGCAGCGTGGCAAAATGACTTTCCCACCATTTGAGATTATGGCTCAGAGTCTGAACAAGGAACGTAATATCTGGGCGGAATACCGTCAGGGCAGGGACGAGTGGGTTCCTGAGGACCTCAAACCCAAAATCAAGGAAAAGGCCGATTATGCCTATTTTGCAGGTTGTACGGCTTCTTTTGTGGAAAAAGATATCGCAGAAGCATCTGCTCGAATGCTTTCAGATGCCGGAATTAATTTTACGATTCTGGGTAAGGAAGAATCCTGCTGTGGTATTCCTATGCTTACAGCCGGGAAGTGGGATGTTTTCGAAAACATCATGAAAATGAATGTGGGCAACATGAAGAAAAAAGGTGTCAAAACCGTAATTACTTCCTGTCCTGCATGCTGGTTTGTGTGGCACACCTATTACCGTCAGTGGGCCGAAAAACTGGGAATTGATTATGATTTCGAGGTCAAGCACTATTCCGAAGTACTTGCTGAAAGGATGGATATAATTGGACCCAAACTCAAGGTTCCACTTGAAAAGACCGTTACAATCCATGATGCCTGCCATATGGGGCGTGCCGGAGGTATCTATGACCCTCCCAGAAAGCTTGCAAAAGCTATTCCCGGTGTTGAATTCCGTGAGATGGAGCATAACAGGGAAAACGGACACTGTTGTGGTTCAGTATTAACGCTGGTGGCCGAGCCGGATGTTGCCAATGTAATCGGTGGTTTGCGGCTGAAAGAAGCCGAAGCCGTGGGTGCCGATGTTATGCTTGCTGCCTGTCCATGCTGTCAGGTGCAGCTGCGTGTGTCTGCACAGAAGAGCAATATCCCTGTGGATGTGCAGGATCTGGGTGCAACCGTGGCACGTAGTATGGGGTATGATATTGCGGATACTACAAATGATGCTCTGGCGGGCTGGGCTGTCTTTGAGCAGATGATCTATCTTATGAAACCTGAGAACATGACCAATCTGATGATGGAACTGATGCCACAGATGATGGCAGCCATGCCTTCGTATATGAGGGGAATGATGAAAACGGTCAAATATGTACCGGGAATGGATAAACTAATGGCGCCGATGATGCCCAGAATGATGCCGATGCTTCTGCCTTCCCTGATGCCGAAGGTCATGCCGGATATGCTTGAAGCAGTTACCCGTCATGTCCAGATGCCCGACTACATGGAAGAACAGCTCCCGGACCTGATGCCAAAAGCAATGGAGAATCTGATGCCCAACATGCTCCCACAGATTGCACCGCTTTTGACACCCCGGATGATAGAATACATCAAGCAGAACTAA
- a CDS encoding ferritin family protein — MLSEIPAILEELDPENIDKEVLRAAIIAEFDAVNIYEQMAGLTKDENLRAILLDIAREEKLHIAMFQSVLLEYDQEYLEIMADYSLAHR, encoded by the coding sequence TTGTTATCGGAAATTCCTGCAATACTTGAAGAACTAGATCCTGAAAATATCGATAAAGAGGTATTAAGGGCAGCTATAATCGCAGAATTCGATGCTGTTAATATCTATGAACAGATGGCAGGCTTGACAAAAGATGAGAATCTTCGTGCAATCCTTCTGGATATAGCCAGGGAAGAAAAACTTCATATTGCAATGTTTCAATCTGTTTTACTTGAATATGACCAGGAGTATCTGGAAATAATGGCAGATTATTCCCTTGCTCATAGATGA
- a CDS encoding secondary thiamine-phosphate synthase enzyme YjbQ: protein MQLSTSKSVEIVDITDKVSDVVRSSNINEGMCTISTSHTTCAIIVNENESGLVSDIMELLEKLVPSNADYYHDRIDNNADAHLRAVLLGNSETMPVRKGDLELGTWQSIFLVELDGPRKRSVDIMVSSYGFRG, encoded by the coding sequence ATGCAATTGTCCACCAGCAAAAGTGTTGAAATCGTGGATATTACCGATAAGGTGTCCGATGTGGTGAGAAGCAGTAATATCAATGAAGGAATGTGTACGATCAGTACTTCCCACACAACATGCGCGATAATAGTCAATGAAAACGAGTCGGGCTTGGTTTCTGATATTATGGAATTGCTGGAAAAACTGGTTCCTTCAAATGCAGACTACTATCATGATAGGATAGATAACAATGCAGATGCCCACTTAAGAGCTGTTCTTCTGGGAAACAGTGAAACAATGCCTGTGAGAAAGGGCGACCTTGAACTTGGTACATGGCAGAGTATATTCCTTGTGGAACTGGATGGGCCGCGCAAGAGGAGTGTAGATATAATGGTATCCTCATATGGTTTCAGGGGATGA
- a CDS encoding nucleoside triphosphate pyrophosphohydrolase, producing MTRINKVIRDKIPEIIRSSGRECTLKSLDDETFLPELEKKLHEEIDEYIDSQDVEELIDILEVVYRIAQLRGYSKAELERIRMQKQVNNGAFMRNLYLFETSG from the coding sequence TTGACTAGAATTAATAAAGTAATCAGGGATAAAATTCCTGAAATAATCAGAAGCAGCGGCAGAGAGTGCACATTGAAATCATTGGATGATGAGACTTTTTTACCCGAGCTGGAAAAGAAACTGCATGAAGAAATCGATGAATATATAGACTCTCAAGATGTAGAGGAACTGATCGATATCTTGGAAGTTGTGTACAGGATTGCACAACTGCGAGGTTATTCCAAAGCAGAACTTGAAAGAATAAGGATGCAAAAACAGGTCAATAACGGTGCTTTCATGAGGAATCTGTACTTATTTGAAACATCGGGATGA